tgtttgtgtgtgtgtgtgtgtgtgtgtgtgtgtgtgtgtgtgtgtgtgtgtgtgtgtgtgtgtgtgtgtgtgtgtgtgtgtgtttgtacgtgtgttctaactaataaaaaaaatcagtaaatcaTAAAGGTACAGAATTTTTACATTGCCAGAAAGCCGAAAAGGTGAATTTAAAGACATGTAAACTACCTAATTACAGATTTTCCATCCATTTAAGACATCTTATCAGTCATAAATATATGCCCTGCCATTGCATCGTAAAATAAGAGAGATCACCAACCCACTAACAGAAAATCTCACCTATAAAATATAGGGACATCGTAAATGAAAGCTAAATTAGCTGATGGCAATGATTAGTATATGGTTAAACATCCCATGTCCAAAAATAGTATAGAAATTGCAAATTTTGTTTATCGTCATAAATACGTCGCGTCATATATTTCCAACTGATTTTCATAGATTTCGATATTGCACGGTATTTGCATCACTTCTGTAAACACTTTTGAATGTGTGAATGGCTGACTTAGCATAAAGAAACGATCGCGTAATTATCGTAACCGAATCTCATTTCCAATGGATTAATCGATGGTGATACCTTACAATCAAAACTCTTtgctaataaggataaaatgatggGGATTATTGCATAAAATCAACCAAATACGCTGTATagcaggggtggccaaccttgtGTGAGATACGATCAACTTTTTGTGAGATACGATCTACTCTTTGTGAGGTACGATCTActttttgtgagatatgatctactttttgtgagatatgatctactttttgtGAGATACGATCTACTTTTTGTGAGATACGATCTACTTTTTGTGAGATACGATCTACTTTTTGTGAGATACGATCTACTTTTTGTGAGATACGATCTACTCTTTGTGAGATACGATCATTTTTTTATGAGATACGATCTACTTTTTGtaagatatgatctactttttgtGAGTTACGATCTACTTTTTGTGAGATACGATCAACTTTTTGTGAGATACGATCTACTCTTTGTGAGATGCGATCATTTTTTTGTGAGATACGATCTActttttgtgagatatgatctactttttgtGAGTTACGATCTACTTTTTGTGAGATACGATATACTTTTTGTGAGATACGATCTACTTTTTGTGAGATACGATCTACTCTTTGTGAGATACGATCTACTTTTTGTGAGATACGATCTACTTTTTGTGAGATTCGATATACTTTTTGTGAGATACGATCTACTTTTTGTGAGATACGATCTACTCTTTGTGAGATACGATCTACTTTTTGTGAGATACGATCTACTCTTTGTGAGATACGATCTACTCTTTGTGAGATACGATCTACTTTTTGTGAGATACGATCTACTCTTTGTGAGATACGATCTACTCTTTGTGAGATACGATCTACTTTTTGTGAGATACGATCTACTCTTTGTGAGATACGATCTACTCTTTGTGAGATACGATCTACTCTTTGTGAGATACGATCTACTTTTTGTGAGATACGATCTACTCTTTGTGAGATACGATCTACTCTTTGTGAGATACGATCTACTCTTTGTGAGATACGATCTACTTTTTGTGAGATACGATCTACTCTTTGTGAGATacgatctactttttctacagttaccctgatgtgATCTACCACTTTAAGATTCAaatatattccataaatgtaactgtaatagtgtaacatcattataaatataaatataacttaccccccccccctaaaaaaaaataataaaaaaaaaaaataaaaaaaataatccaacTATCATGAGTatttggatatgctattgcagctactTGCATGAccacttctgaaggacgaattattaacaggtacagtagtgtgatcgacttaaaacaggcttgtgatcgaccagttGATCGCGATCGACTGCTTGACCATCTCTGTTGTTAACTGTCATTCAACATGCCCTACATTTGTTCATATGCCAATATATCATATGGATATATTGCGAAGTGAGCACTAGTCTCCTAAAAAATTAGAGGCCGCTAAGCATACTTAAAACAAATTGAAGCTTTCATACTTAATTGCAAAGGTATATAACACTGAGGGTTTATAGTCAggtatgaatgaattaataaataaataaacaaatatatatatttatttgtatatgtatacctctgtctatctttatatatatatatatatatatatatatatatatatatatatatatatatatatatatatatgtgtgtgtgtgtgtgtgtgtgtgtgtgtgtgtgtgtgtgtgtgtgtgtgtgtgtgtgtgtgtttgtgtgtgtgtgtgtgtgtctgtgtgtctgtgtgtgtgtgtgtgtgtgtccgtgtgtatacatatgttgcaGGGTATACGTTAGATATGATACCCATTGAGCAGTTTGTATCAATAATGCCTTGACTtctaaatgataaaagatatctGCAGGAAACTAAGATATAATatgacatgaagaaaaaaaattgatcctGCAGATTACATGAAATCCCTGATCATATCAAGCTATACGTAAAATCCCTAGTTTCCTATATTCCCTGAaacatatacattaacacacacacacacacatttatatatatatatatatatatatatatatatatatatatatatatatatatatatatatatatatatatatatatatatatacgcacacatacatacatacatccatacacacacgcgcgcatgcgtATACACAAACAGAGCCGAGAAAggacgagacaaagagagagaaaaaaatctcaaacagaaaaaaataccgaTGAatgaaaagaaccaaaaaaagaaagaaaaaaagcagagagagagagagagagagagagagagagagagagagagagagagagagagagagagaagagagagagagagagagagagagaaagagagaaagagagaaagagagaaagagagagagagagagagagagagagagagagagagagagagagagagagagagagagagagagagagagagagagagagagagagagagaaagagagagagagaaagagagagagagagagagagagagagagagagagagagagagagagagagagagagagagagagagagagagagagagagagagagagagagagagagtgagagagagagagagtgagagagagagagagtgaaagagagagagagagagagagagagagagagaatgagaaagagaaaaaacagaaaaagagagaaagaaaaaaagaaagagagagaaagagaaagagagagagataaaaaaaacaacaacaaaaaaaaacacagcagTCCATCGAgtattcaaaaaggaaaaaaaaccctGCTCGAGATGGCATCTTCCGCGAATACCGGTGTTTCAAGCGCATAAATCAAAGGTTTCAGCAGAATAAAATCCGATTCTCAAAGCGAAACGGGAATGACGTCAGAAGCTCAAGGATTCTCATGGGAGAAGGAGTTGGATCTCgtattccatttcctttttttttcttcttccttcttctcgtttgattcctcttccattttctttttatatcgttttttcttctttttactctttccctctgttttagtgttctctcctcctttcatttttttttcatcatttgtgttgtcctatttttctctttcagttttctttggatgaaaggaacaaagaaacagagaaacagagaaataataaaggagaaaaaaaaatctttcatggtATATCTTCGTCTTTATGGACTTCGACTTCGAGGAAAAGTGGATCACTTTCAACtacccataaaaaagaaagaaagaaaaaaaataaataaataaagaataagtaaaaaaaaaaaaaaaaaaaaaaaaaaaacgaaactcaCTTTCATGTGGTTCAATAGGGAATTTGTGTCTGTGGAGGGCTTATTTAAATACGTTAATAAAGCGTTAAATATTTTATATTCACCATTTGCCATGCTCAGCATGaaatgataatacatacatacatatatacatacatacatacatacatatatacatacttacatacatacatacacacatacatacatatatacatacatacatacataaatacatacacacatacatacatatatacatacatacatacatacatacatacatacacatatacatacatacatccatatatacatacatacatacatacatatatacatacacacacacacacacacacacacacacacacacaaatatatatatatatatatatatatatatatatatatatatatatatatatatatatatatatatatatatatatatatatatatatatatacgtatgtatgtatgtatgcatgcatgtatatatatgtaaatatatataaatataaataaataaacatatacataatatatatatatatatatatatatatatatatatatatatatatatatatatataaacatatatttgtttgtgtgtgtgtgtgtgtgtgtgtgtatgtatacatgtatatttacattcatacatacatacatacatatagacacgcacacacacacacacacacacacacacacacacacacacacacacacatatatatgtatatatatatatgtatatatatatatatacatatatatgtatatatatatatacatatatatatacatatatatgtatatatatatgtatatatatatatgtatatatatatatatacatatatatgtatatatatatatatacatatatatatacatatatatatatatatatatatatatatgtgtgtgtgtgtgtgtgtgtgtgtgtgtgtgtgtgtgtgtgtgtgtgtgtgtgtgtatgtgtgtgtgtgtgtgtctgtgtgtgcgtgtgtgtgtgtgtgtgtgtgtgtgtgtgtgtgtgtgtgtgtgtgtgtgtgtgtgggggtgtgtattatatatatatatatatatatatatatatatatatatatatatatataaataaataaatatatatatatatacatatatatatatatatatatatatatatatatatatatatatatatatatatatatgatatacagagAAATCGTAAAAACTCCCTATTCAGACCATCATTCCTTTGGaaaatctccctctctttccctaagaaaagataatgataataaaaaaaaaaagatccggcCCTGCACATCAACGTAGAATGTCTCGAAGGCAAAGGCGAAAGACATGATATAAAAATGGTCTCCGGGAGAAATATTTAAGACGAATAAGGACAAtgagaagacaaacagagaataaaGGAGTGAGAAGGCGAGTCTGATATACTCGTTCTtttgtgttttccttctctccttttatttcgaaTTCTTGCTTTCTACTTGTTCGTAGCGTCTCTATCCGGTTTAGATTTGATTCATTTATCGACTAATttctacgtttttctttttctatcaaaTTTTTTCATCCATGTCTATTTTCTATTTAATTGACGCTTCTATCTCCTTTTATCACCTATTATcacactttttccttctttctttccattataacttttatttatcatgttaTGTCACCCCCTCCAAAGGTTGCTGACCCAGAGGAGTGCAATGGCCTAGATTATATCATCATTTCGGATCTAACATTTTGCAAATATTTCTTTCGGATATACTGAGGATCAGATCGATGTCGTTTTATTCGTAATTCTTTCGTCTATTTATTTCTGTCAACATCTGGATATCCaaagttcagattttttttttttttttttttttttttttttttttacaaaatttcaGTTTTTTTCGCAATATATTAACATACTGAatgtgtctatatttttttcaaaaatgtgtaaatatagatacaaatatgctTCTGCTTttagaaggagaaatgaaaaagataataaaaacataatggtAAAATTTTCTAACTCATTTCAGAAATGATTTCCGTAATGAGGAatgaaattgcacacacacacacacacacacacacacacacacacacacacacacacacacacacacacacacacacacacatacacacacacatacacacacacacacacacacacacacacacgcatttgaaTAGAATAATTTAACCCCTTTGATACCTGGCAAATAAACCAAGCGTTAAAATTAATGTCTTCATCTGTTGTTAAATTTGACGTGTAAAGTTGAAATGGTATATTTCATGCTAATATTATTGTTGCACGGTCTTGTGGTGTGCATAGATATTTGCAAACGAGTCATTTTGATTTAGGTAATTTACTTTGGATATTTTATTTACAAAATTCTTATGAAGAACAAAGACTTAGATGa
The DNA window shown above is from Penaeus vannamei isolate JL-2024 chromosome 12, ASM4276789v1, whole genome shotgun sequence and carries:
- the LOC138863459 gene encoding tropomyosin-like, giving the protein MANGEYKIFNALLTYLNKPSTDTNSLLNHMKETSAHFAIYPYDILAYEQIYIYGIYLNLKVVDHIRVTVEKVDRISQRVDRISQKVDRISQRVDRISQRVDRISQRVDRISQKVDRISQRVDRISQRVDRISQRVDRISQKVDRISQRVDRISQRVDRISQKVDRISQRVDRISQRVDRISQKVDRISQRVDRISQKVDRISQKVYRISQKVDRISQKVDRISQRVDRISQKVDRISQKVYRISQKVDRNSQKVDHISQKVDRISQKNDRISQRVDRISQKVDRISQKVDHRISQKVDRISQKVDRISQKVDRISQKVDHISQKVDHISQKVDRTSQRVDRISQKVDRISHKSVGVPLPQLKGNCISEDLTSAALSACYYAICLHPQVAMYLNEIGRTIPVEFFHETFFGFFYKSL